Proteins encoded together in one Carya illinoinensis cultivar Pawnee chromosome 3, C.illinoinensisPawnee_v1, whole genome shotgun sequence window:
- the LOC122304878 gene encoding uncharacterized protein LOC122304878 — MFLMRRLMDSHRGIVAIANVVSLFGVIIFNGTNTYFAIISQKIQYIPQIYFRMSHPLFLRILNEVESYEPYFIQRRDNAGRLDLFSMQKITVTLRMLTYGVIENFIDEYIRIGESTTMESLKTFSKTIVSIFSDEYLRSPNANDIARLLVVGEQRGFPGMLGSIDSVHWK, encoded by the coding sequence atgttCTTAATGAGGAGGCTGATGGACAGCCATCGAGGCATTGTGGCAATCGCCAACGTCGTAAGTTTATTCGGCGTGATCATATTCAATGGCACAAACACCTATTTCGCGATTATTTCGCAGAAAATCCAGTATATCCCTCAAATCTATTTTCGGATGAGTCATCCTCTATTTCTCcgtattctaaatgaggtagagtcttaCGAGCCGTACTTCATTCAAAGAAGAGATAATGCCGGAAGACTCGATTTATTTTCTATGCAAAAGATAACTGTAACACTTAGAATGTTGACGTATGGggttattgaaaattttatagatgaatacatacgtattggtgaaagcaccACAATGGAGAGCCTCAAAACATTCTCTAAGACAatagtaagtattttttcagatgaatatttGCGGTCTCCAAATGCCAATGATATTGCCCGATTGCTTGTGGTTGGTGAACAACGGGGATTCCCAGGAATGTTGGGAAGCATTGACAGCGTGCATTGGAAGTGA
- the LOC122304665 gene encoding probable 3-hydroxyisobutyrate dehydrogenase-like 1, mitochondrial translates to MPLPVSPVLRFLSLFRHSVSHTPTLSFPYLTLLCRSMATDSISPSNTRVGWIGTGVMGRSMCSHLIQAGYSLTIFNRTLSKAQPLLEMGARLAQSPLAVASQSDVVFSIVGYPSDVRSVLLDPTSGALAGLRHGGVLVDMTTSEPSLAAEISAAASAKNCAAIDAPVSGGDRGAKNGALAIFAGGDESVVNRLNPLFSLLGKVNYMGAPGKGQFAKLANQITIASTMVGLVEGMVYAHKAGLDVGLFLDAISTGAAGSKSLDLYGNRILKRDFEPGFYVNHFVKDLGICLKECQNMGLALPGLALAQQLYLSLKAHGEGNLGTQALILTLERLNNVSLQSAAAAPS, encoded by the coding sequence atgCCACTGCCAGTGTCTCCAGTTCTTCGATTCCTCTCACTCTTCCGCCACTCCGTCTCCCACACTCCCACGCTCTCCTTTCCCTATCTCACTTTACTCTGTCGCTCCATGGCTACCGACTCCATTAGCCCATCCAACACCCGCGTCGGCTGGATCGGCACCGGCGTCATGGGTCGCTCCATGTGCTCCCACCTCATCCAAGCCGGCTACTCCCTGACCATCTTCAACCGCACCCTCTCCAAAGCCCAACCCCTCCTCGAAATGGGTGCCCGTTTGGCTCAGTCTCCCCTCGCCGTCGCCTCCCAATCCGACGTCGTTTTCTCCATCGTTGGCTACCCCTCCGACGTCCGCTCCGTCTTATTAGACCCCACCTCCGGCGCCCTTGCCGGCCTGCGCCACGGCGGTGTCCTCGTCGACATGACCACCTCCGAGCCCTCCCTTGCCGCTGAGATCTCCGCCGCAGCATCCGCCAAGAACTGCGCCGCGATAGACGCCCCGGTATCCGGTGGCGACCGCGGCGCCAAGAACGGAGCCCTTGCGATCTTCGCCGGTGGGGACGAGTCGGTGGTCAACCGTCTGAACCCACTGTTTTCCCTTCTAGGGAAAGTTAATTACATGGGTGCCCCCGGAAAAGGGCAATTCGCGAAGCTAGCGAACCAAATCACAATCGCCTCGACCATGGTGGGGTTGGTGGAGGGGATGGTGTACGCTCACAAGGCAGGGCTCGACGTGGGTCTGTTCCTAGACGCGATATCGACCGGTGCGGCTGGGTCCAAGTCCCTGGATTTGTACGGGAATAGGATTTTGAAGAGGGACTTCGAGCCGGGGTTTTATGTGAACCACTTCGTGAAGGACTTGGGAATTTGTTTGAAGGAGTGTCAGAACATGGGCCTGGCTTTGCCGGGGTTGGCTTTGGCTCAGCAGCTCTATCTCTCGCTCAAGGCTCATGGGGAGGGCAACTTGGGAACCCAAGCTCTTATCTTGACTCTGGAGCGGCTCAATAATGTTTCTCTTCAATCTGCGGCGGCTGCTCCGTCATAG